The genomic window GATTCCGCTGTTCGTTCTCTCCACCTTCATCTTTTTCCGATAGGCGCAGACATCATCATGAGCAAGCCCAAGATACTGGTCGCACGCGCGATCTTTCCCGAAACCATCGAACGCCTTTCGCAGCACTTCGAAGTCGAGTCGAACCAGTCCGACGAGAGCTGGAGCAAGGAGCAGTTGATTGCGAGGCTCCAAGGCAAGCAGGGCGCCTTCACCACCGGCAGCGAGCGCATCGATGCCGCGGTGCTCGACGCGTGCCCCGGCCTGAAGATCTGCGCCAACATGGCAGTGGGCTACAACAACTTCGACGTCGACGCGATGGCCGCGCACGGCGTGCTGGGCACCAACGCGCCCGACGTGCTCACTGAGACCACGGCCGACTTCGGCTTTGCGCTCCTGATGGCCACGGCCCGCCGCATTACCGAAAGCGAACACTTCCTGCGCGCGGGAAAGTGGCAGAAATGGAGCTTCGACATGTTCGCCGGCTCCGACATTCATGGTTCCACGCTCGGCATCATCGGCATGGGCCGCATCGGGCAGGGCATTGCCAAGCGCGGCGCGCACGGCTTCGGCATGAAGGTGGTCTATCACAACCGCTCGCGGCTCGACGCTTCTCTCGAGGCCGAATGCAAGGCCAGCTACGTCAGCAAGGAAGAGCTTCTGAAGACGGCCGATCACGTGGTGCTGGTGGTGCCGTATTCGCCGGCTTCGCACCACACCATCGGCGCGGCTGAAATCGCGCTGATGAAGCCGACCGCCACGCTGGTGAACATTGCCCGCGGCGGCATCGTCGACGACGCGGCGCTGGCCGTGGCGCTGCGCGAAAAGCGCATTGCGGCGGCGGGCCTGGACGTGTTCGAAGGCGAGCCCAAGGTCCACCCCGATCTGCTGACCGTGCCCAACGTGGTGCTCACGCCCCACATCGCAAGCGCCACAGTGCCCACGCGCCGCGCCATGGCTGAGCTCGCGGCCGACAACCTCATTGCCTGGTTCGGCGGCAAGGGGCCGCTCACGCCCGTTACGCCCGTTCCGGCGGCCGGCAAGTAACACCCGCAAACCCAAGCGAAAACAGCGATCCCATTTTGCAATCGACCGACTTGATTCTTCTTCTGCTGGCCGCCTTTGCCGTGGTGCAGGTCGTGCTGGTGATCTGGCTGCTCGCGCGCCGCCAGCCCAAGCCCGACCACAGCGAAATGCTGACCGTGCTGGCCGCCATGGGCGCGGCCAACGAGCGCACCGAGCGCGAGCTGCGCCACGAAATCGGCGAGAGCTCGCGCGGTGCGCGGCAGGAAACCGCACAGGCCTTTGCCACCTTCCAGCAGTCGCTGGTGCAGCAGGGGGCCGAGGCCACTCGTACGCAGAATGCGCAGCTCGATGCTTTCTCGCTGCAGCTCGCATCGCTGCAGAAGAGCCTGGCCGACACGCTCAACACCCAACTGCAGGGCTTGAGCGATTCCAACGCGCGTCGCCTTGCCGAAGTGCGCGAAACGATGGAAGCGCAGTTGGCGCAGCTGCAGCAGAGCAATACCGCCAAGCTCGACGAGATGCGCAAGACCGTCGACGAGAAGCTGCAGAGCACGCTCGAAGCGCGGCTGGGCGAGAGCTTCAAGCAGGTGGCCGACCGGCTCGAGCAGGTGCACAAGGGCCTCGGCGAAATGCAGACGCTGGCCGTAGGCGTCGGCAGCCTGCAGCGCGTGCTGACCAACGTGAAGACGCGCGGCGTGTTCGGCGAAGTGCAGCTCGAGGCGCTGCTCGAGCAGGTGCTGACTCCGGACCAGTACGCCAAGCAGATCGAAACCAAGCCGCGCAGCGGCCAGCGGGTGGACTTTGCCATTCGCTTTCCGGGCCGCGGCGACGACGGCGCGCCGGTGTGGCTGCCGATCGACGCCAAGTTTCCGCGCGACGACTACGAACGCCTGATCGATGCGCACGAGCGCGCCGACGCGCCCGGGGCGGAGCTTGCGGCCAAGGCGCTCGAGGCGCGCATCCGCAGCGAGGCCAAGTCGATTGCCGACAACTACCTGGCGGCGCCGCATACCACCGACTTCGCCATCCTGTTCCTGCCGGTCGAGAGCCTCTACGCCGAGGTGCTGCGCCGCCCGGGCCTGATGGATGCCATCCAGCGCCAGCACCGCGTGACGCTGGCGGGGCCGACCACCTTGCTCGCCATGCTCAACAGCCTGCACATGGGCTTTCGCACGCTGGCCCTCGAGCAGCAGGCCTCGGAGGTGTGGAAGGTGCTGGGCGCGGTCAAGACCGAATTCGAGCGCTATGGCGAATGGGTGTCGCGCATCAAGGAGCAGGTGGCCAAGGCTTCCGACACGCTCGACAAGGCCGATACGCGCGCCAAGCAGATGCGCCTTGCGCTGCGCAAGGTCGAGGCGCTGCCCGAGGCGCAGTCGCAGGTGCTGCTGCCCCCCACGGCCGACAGCGAGGGCGACGACACCCCGTGAAAGGCGCTGAACTGCTGCGAGTGATCGGGGCCCAGGTGTGCCTGCACGCCACCATGGCCGGCATGCGGCTCGCAACGCCGCTGCTGGCGCTGCAGCAGGGGTACAGCGCAGCGGCGGTCGGGGTGCTGATTGCGCTGTTCGCGCTCACGCAGGTGTTCCTTGCACTGCCCGCGGGGAGGTTTGCCGACCGGCACGGCTTCAAGCGCCCGCTGTGGCTTTCGGTCATTGCGGCTTCGGGCGGTGCGGGGCTCGTGGTGATTTTTCCGGTCTTCCCGGTCATGTGCCTCGCCGCGCTGCTGACCGGCGGAGCCACCGGCGCGACCGTCATTGCGCTGCAGCGGCATGTGGGCCGCTCCGCCACCAATGCCACGCAACTCAAGCGTGTGTTCAGCTGGCTCGCAATTGCGCCTGCGGTCGCCAATTTCGTCGGGCCGTTTGTCGCCGGCATGCTCATCGACCACGCGGGCCGCGCGCCGGCGGACATGCTGGCCTTCCGGGTCTGCTTTGCGGCCATGGCGGTGCTGCCCATCGTCTGCTGGCTGCTTGCACGGGGCGCGCACGAGCCGCCACCCGCCGCGCCGGCGGCAGGGGCCGTACCCACGCGGGCCTGGGACCTGCTGCGCGAGCCGATGTTCCGGCGCCTGCTGTTCGTCAACTGGCTTCAGTCTTCGAGCTGGGACGTGCATGCCTTCGTGCTGCCCGTGCTGGGGCACGACCGCGGCATCAGCGCTTCGGTCATCGGCTCCATTCTTGGTGCCTTTGCCATCGCGGCCGCCGCCATCCGTGTCGTGCTGCCGCTCATTGCCTCGCGCGCTTCGGAGCGCAGCGTGATCCTGATTTCCACCATCGTCACTGCGGCGGTGTTCGCGGTCTATCCGCTGCTCGATTCGGCCCTGACGATGGGCTTGTGCTCCGTGGTGCTGGGCTTCGCGCTCGGGGCCGTGCAGCCCATGGTGATGAGCATGCTGCACCAGATCACGCCGCACGAGCGGCACGGCGAAGCGCTGGGCTTGCGGCTCATGACCATCAATGCATCGAGCGTGGCGATGC from Variovorax paradoxus includes these protein-coding regions:
- a CDS encoding 2-hydroxyacid dehydrogenase produces the protein MSKPKILVARAIFPETIERLSQHFEVESNQSDESWSKEQLIARLQGKQGAFTTGSERIDAAVLDACPGLKICANMAVGYNNFDVDAMAAHGVLGTNAPDVLTETTADFGFALLMATARRITESEHFLRAGKWQKWSFDMFAGSDIHGSTLGIIGMGRIGQGIAKRGAHGFGMKVVYHNRSRLDASLEAECKASYVSKEELLKTADHVVLVVPYSPASHHTIGAAEIALMKPTATLVNIARGGIVDDAALAVALREKRIAAAGLDVFEGEPKVHPDLLTVPNVVLTPHIASATVPTRRAMAELAADNLIAWFGGKGPLTPVTPVPAAGK
- a CDS encoding DNA recombination protein RmuC, whose amino-acid sequence is MILLLLAAFAVVQVVLVIWLLARRQPKPDHSEMLTVLAAMGAANERTERELRHEIGESSRGARQETAQAFATFQQSLVQQGAEATRTQNAQLDAFSLQLASLQKSLADTLNTQLQGLSDSNARRLAEVRETMEAQLAQLQQSNTAKLDEMRKTVDEKLQSTLEARLGESFKQVADRLEQVHKGLGEMQTLAVGVGSLQRVLTNVKTRGVFGEVQLEALLEQVLTPDQYAKQIETKPRSGQRVDFAIRFPGRGDDGAPVWLPIDAKFPRDDYERLIDAHERADAPGAELAAKALEARIRSEAKSIADNYLAAPHTTDFAILFLPVESLYAEVLRRPGLMDAIQRQHRVTLAGPTTLLAMLNSLHMGFRTLALEQQASEVWKVLGAVKTEFERYGEWVSRIKEQVAKASDTLDKADTRAKQMRLALRKVEALPEAQSQVLLPPTADSEGDDTP
- a CDS encoding MFS transporter, translated to MKGAELLRVIGAQVCLHATMAGMRLATPLLALQQGYSAAAVGVLIALFALTQVFLALPAGRFADRHGFKRPLWLSVIAASGGAGLVVIFPVFPVMCLAALLTGGATGATVIALQRHVGRSATNATQLKRVFSWLAIAPAVANFVGPFVAGMLIDHAGRAPADMLAFRVCFAAMAVLPIVCWLLARGAHEPPPAAPAAGAVPTRAWDLLREPMFRRLLFVNWLQSSSWDVHAFVLPVLGHDRGISASVIGSILGAFAIAAAAIRVVLPLIASRASERSVILISTIVTAAVFAVYPLLDSALTMGLCSVVLGFALGAVQPMVMSMLHQITPHERHGEALGLRLMTINASSVAMPMLFGSIGALIGIAGVFWVVGAVVALGARATWGLKA